From Daucus carota subsp. sativus chromosome 6, DH1 v3.0, whole genome shotgun sequence:
ACTGCACTTCCAAACTGACTTTTAGTTGAGATAAACAAAATGCACCGACCCTATAATTAATATACACAATTTGCAATTTAGTCTACATGGTATGCGTGGTGATACATGTTCATAATGAATGACGGGCCAAATGAAATTGCAAGTTGGTCATAATACAAAACTTGAGCTGGTCATCTTCTGGGAACCGTATTGGGTTCGAGTTACCCTTAGTAGTGTGAGACGGGTTCAAGTTAAGTACTTTGACCCATTAAAATTTTTGTATCGAGCTCGAGTTGTATACATTCCGGGGTATGACATAACAAAATACTATTATCAGCAGTTTATTGAAGTACAGATGTGTCATTGAGATGCTTAGTGAAGTTGCATGAAGTGCTAGTTTTAGAGGTCAAAAATCGACATTTAATAAAGTAGAGTGTCAATTTcattgatatataaaatatgaaaaatgctttcaaattattttcaaatttttattctcaATCAAGTTGGTAATATATAATTGGTTCCATTTAGACTAATAATAATGAGacatttatatgtaaataaatcaTCCACATTAAATTAGTTATCTGTTTGTCACATCATTTACTGAAAAAATAGAAATAGAactcataaaatattaaatgaagtTAACATGTAGGAATGCTAATCAATGAAGTGTTTCTTAAGAAAAGATGTTAAAAATGAAGCACAAAGACGGAGCGGAGAAGCTGCTGTCTCACAGTGCcttacttcctctgttttgaaatataagtcgcttgatttttttcatgtatttctaagtcctttgaccgcatgataaaaatcattatttttgaatttttttattttgaataaaaatatatatcacatatttttattcaaaaaaataaaattttaaaaataatgatttttagcatgcagtcaaagcacttaaaattgCGTGCAAAAAAATCAAGcgatctatatttcaaaacagatggAATAATAttgaacaaaaagaaaataacaataatataatcaataatttgACGATGCTGGGAGCCTACGACCATTGACCGGAACGAGATGCTCTAAACTATAGACATTTGCCTAAAGTTTTAAGCCATGTTCGGAAATTAGAGATTTTaggcaaaattagaggtttgaggtgttttagaggtttggccactaaaataagctaatagtagtgtttggtagttagcggatagAAACAgaggtttggatccaaaaagttaattttaaaaactttgAGCAGCTTTTTGGATTAGCAATTTTGGTTTGTGTctgaaaaaactaatcaatcagctatttaccaaacagttttacgagaaacagtTAATTtgatccgctagtcaaaacatctaattgaATCAACTAGTCAAAATAGTTAATTCGATCCGTTAACAGCTAACTGTTAACTGCTAATTACCAAACAGGGCAATTTGAATTATACAAGAGTTTTCACACGTACACAGAGATGGTAGAAGTAAGGGGGTGTTTGAATGGCGGGTGAGAATACAAATCGGGAATATAAATGGGGATTATGAGAAAGAGTAACAAGGGGGTATGATTTCGATTCCGATTAACTGAGTTCATTAATCATGAACCAAATGCCCTCTAAATTCGAATAGATAGTAGATATTGTATTCGTAATAATTGATGTGATGCATTTCGATCATATAGAATTCAACATGACATgttttaaatatgaattataaaaattcataaaattttgatttttccacTGTGATTAAAattcaatattatttattattatattacaattttttatcttttataatgaaaataataattacatattattttgaatatataaataggcattataacaaataaatactctataaatttatatacttgtataatcaattttttatatttttgatagaTGCTATCAACTCCCGGATAACAACATCCCATTTGGGGTGGGGAGCCCAGGCGTTACGGTATGTGTTTTATGATGCTCAAAGTTATTTAAACGTAAGGTTAAAACATTTTTCAGTGAAtagttgttaaaaattaaatataaattataaattgacttaaagaaattaatatattaaattcatttttattattatatatacttaaatatttaaactcTATGCTTTTCATATTAAGGCATTAAgccattatatattattaattgttattttaaatttatctaaaccGGCTCATAATTATACTTACATCAATCAagtgaaacaaaaattatatcgaATTTGTCATCattgttttttttgaagaaacttGTCATCATTGCTAATCCTTACCATCATGACATCAATATGATTTTTACCATTAATCAATTTGACAGATTCCAAACCCACCAAAATGAGGATGACAAGTGTGTACCAACTTGCTCGACTCCTGCGCGCAAAGTGAAATTTTGAGTGGAATGTTCTTCTTTTATTCACTCTTTCCGCGCAACTTGCGGGGTTGGATGAATTTTCTGGGAGGGTCGAGATTTTTTCAGTACTTCATGTGTTTTGTACTTCGTATAGTCAAATTTATTACTATAAATAACAATTTTTGAgaactaaaatttttattacaatttttcattttttttaattaaaagtaatgattttaattataaaatcaatttttaaaaaacacgTGTCAAAATTTAGCAcgtcaaaaataaaacaagagtaGTATTTAAGATGAGGCGGAGACCTTGCGGGTGTTTCGCTCGGAAGTTGTTTGGATTAAAAATTCTGTTTAGTTTatttggtactccctccgtctctaaatacttttcctgtttgtacttttcacgtttgccaacacacacttttgatcgttaatatctttcatttcgtagtagcattaaatataaaaacttcaccgtattaaagtactcgtgaatacgaatctaacaagatgactcatgactatatttagttttatagattagatgcaaattagtaatttgtttcatgttatgaacagtaccgacattacaaacaggaaaagaaaaaagaaacggagggagtagtgtttggaaaaaaaacatgAACCCCTTACAATTTTGAGTACCGTAAGAGCATatccaaccatctaaagcccttggctaaaaggtgatttggcttacttaaaataaaaaaatttagccgacagctccaaaaactcaactccaaccatgatgagctgttgtctataaatttagccaacctcctatggatgactaaatttgtcgaacctctacatgtCTGTtggaaaatctgtaggaagattgtacatcatttattaccatattgaactgatatattctattttaacaatttaaaatattaataacatactatttttaaattatagccaaccaatatagccagtaccattgtagcaaaatgtcttacaggttcagcaaattttacataatgtcttacaggtccaatttagccaacgattatagccaacgccgttggagatgctctaagatgtTTGAACCGGTTAAATagctttttttttccttatttttttaacaaatatgatttataggctatagccttacaaataaatatctgttctaataaattTTCGGGTGAGTCAGGGTCGAACCCAATATCTGAGATGACAGAGGATAAACTTTAAATCACTTGaactatccaaccgtgctctaCTCGTTGAAAACTTGCAACTGGGTCATATTGTTGAAATACTTTCAAACGCATCATTaggtaattaaaatttaaaaaaaaataatctcctTCAGTTCCGTTAATTACTTAACGggaagtacaaaaaaaatttaaatactcaagagttataagttaaaaatttaaatactcaagagttataagttaaaattttaaatactcaAGTGTTTGGCCCTGACTTTTAAGGCCGGCTTCtgtatttataagttagaagtacttattcgtaccgtttgtgtaaaaaatcaagaagtacttacaaaaagttaagaatactaatttttgtttaataatttcaattttttcccaaacactttaatcacttatgaTTTATAAGTGTTAACTTGTTTACttatacttcacttttttatttcaaataagaAGCAATTTAAGATATCCAAACGCCCCGTAATCTGTCTTTCTAGAATTCATAACTctaaggctgtgttcacttcatggaatggaatggggggagaatagaatgaaaaattatatgaatgtagttaatttttttgtgagaaagattgtgaagaaacatgaAATTGGATGAGCAtttcttccaaaacatgtgggttagagttatagttaaaatagtaaggttggaatgattgaaggaatgaaaattatatacattttctttgatcaacaccatttttttagagtacaaaatttattacatTCTCCCTCATTCCATTCATGGTAATTCAACACAACCTAAGGATTCAGAGAAATATTTTACTAGATTTATCCAAAACTTCAAACACCACTTTACGAGACCCTGAAGAATATAGATTTATCACACAGCTGGACTGACTTGACTTTATTAACCTAGTAGTACTCTTTATCGATTAAAAGTACTGTATATgtctaaattaattttattgagTTCTACAagacttttttaaaaatttaatggtCACTCATTTCTTCTCAATTTTGAAGAATATCTGAGCATTCTTAAATTATTATctttcaatataatatatactttcTTCTATTAATTTCCCTCCAATTATATATCTAACTAATCCCTCAACAAAGAACATAAACAAGGATATTATTGAACTTGTCACttctttatattaatttatagttacaaaattttatttgtttaagaAAATCTAGAGTCCGCTATAAATGTTTTGATGTCAATATAATGCATGGGACGTGAAGATATGGAGTGTGACAAAAACATGCCGATAGAAGTTTATTTCCCTATCAATTTGCCGATGTCActgcagaaaaaaaaaaagaaaaaagcgCACCATGACTGGTCTACCCCAAATGGCCGGCCAGAAATCACATCACTTCAAATCATCTGTTGGTCCTCGGCAAGCACTTTGATGCAAGATCCTTATCTAGGATTGACAAACAGTCGATCCATATTGAAATTTGACAAAGATAACTAAATTGTCGGTACACGTAAGTATGGTTGACCGGAAAATTGAATTAAAACTGAAATAGAAACTAAAActtgtaaaattaataattactagcctttaacccgtgcgaagcacgggcgggtatagaatttgtaatttattaattataatttaaattttgtcatcgtcttattagtattttagtattaatgaattagattttaaccagattatattCCAATTGATTACATTTTTTGGACGACTACGAATTATATCAATAtcagtttattataatatagtatataaataagatataaatcatatttaaaagaataatggtggagcttttttatcttgtattatatcacaagtgtttgtaatttgaacggtataaaactctttaatattgtaagagtaagagaagtctacATGTGACCAATTTGTAGTTATAaaggagatgaccaaaccaaaattttgtacgactacaaattaaacctatgttggcttattatattatagtatagattagcTGGTTGGTGTGCATTTCTTTTCAGTTTGTTACTTAATTGATCATTTTGAAAGTAAAAACTTGTCCCTATTTatttgtccactttggaagtacaaatttgtccctatttatctgtccatttatataatcaaagcaaaattttTCATTAATAACTTGAAGAATCTTTGACTTTGTTCTTCTAGCTATAAATATCATGACTATTATTCACTGATTCATCAAATTTGTATTGGATAATGGAGTAATCCCACaagtattttcctacaattAAGGCATTAAATAAGGATATTGATGGAAGTTTCTTAtcaaacttaaattttcttaatatgcgtgaaaatgttaaaagtggacagataaataaggacggagggagtatattcttATATTTGTATTGGACTCCCCCCTTCCTTCTATTCATTTTGAtctgattttcaattttatttatcctggaattaatattcgcatttacttattattataaattataaattaaatattaatatatgttaatttatcttaaatattttaataactatcaagatatttgatataataaaataaatatgaaattctGATTATATGACAAAAGCCACCAAGAATAACTTACTGTACCATCTATACTTGAACAATGGAGATGGTATAAGTTCTCTGTCAAAAAACCAGTGTTCACAAAATGACATGAGAAGGGCCtttctaatatttaatttaattcatttcattttataacaaaaattctatattcaattttatatacttccatcaaaaaaaatgtttgaaaGCCTCTCAGCTCCCCATCTATATAAACCATGCCTTCGGATTTAACAATATCTGCTTTTACATTTGTACGTTCTACGTTGTAGTGTGCAACTTGAACAGCATTTGTTTAAGAAATTTCTGAACAAAAATCATCAATGGCTCCAACTACTACCGCAACCCCTGCCACTGATCTTCAAGAGCAACGCATGAAGAGCATAAAAGATTTCGATGAAACCAAGGCCGGTGTGAAAGGTCTCTCTGATTCCGGAGTCACTGCTATTCCCTCCTTTTTCATTCACCCCACGGAAAGTCTCACAAAATCATCTTCGAAATCCACTCTTTCAATCCCAGTCATCGATCTCTCTCAACTCCACTCCGATGATCACAAACCCAAAATCATTGAACAAATCCACCACGCTGCGAAAACATGGGGCTTCTTCCAGGTAATCAACCACAGCTCCCCAATATCCGTCCTGGAAGAAACGATCACTGCAATTAAAACATTTCACGAGCAGCCAAGTGAAGTCAAGGCAAAGTATTATGGTAGAGAAGAGGGACGTGGAGCTATGTATGCTAGTAACAATGATCTATACCGGTCCAAGGCGGCCTGCTGGCACGACTCGCTGCAGGTGTGGATGGCTCCGGAGGCCACAGCGGAGGAGGAAATACCGGAGGCTTGCAGAAGAGAGGTGGTGCAATGGGACAGGCACGCGAAAGAGGTTGCAGAGGCAGTGTTGGAGTTGTTGGGTTTGGGATTAGGGTTGGAGCGTGGAAAGTTTAAGGACTTGGATTTTTGTGGAACAAGAGTCTTTGTCGGACATATTTATCCGTATTGTCCGCAGCCTGATCTGACGATGGGGATTACATCTCATACTGATCCATCCATGATTACGGTGCTGTTGCAGAATCAGATCCAGGGGTTGCAGGTTAAGCATGGCGAGGAGTGGGTTGATGTCGAGCCTTTGCATGGAGGCTTGATTATTAACATCGGGGACATGCTTCAGGtaattagaacagatactcatttgtaaggtgtataagtttaatttttaaaaaaaatggtggATGACCGTTTTAATTTGTGTAATTGATGGATTTTTGTTTGGTTGTAGATTGTGTCCAACGGAGAGTACAAAAGTGTAGAGCACAGGGTATTGGCAAACTCCAACAGGGAATCAAGGATCTCAATTGTGATGTTCATGAATCTGTCCCATTCCACTTGGAAAGAATCGGCAGAGGGCGGCAAATACTACGGCCCTCTGCCGGAGTTGCTGACGCCGGAAAACCCTCCCGTGTACAGGGATTTTACTCTACAAGAATATCTGGACAACTTTTATACCAAGGGATTGGATAGCAAGTCCTTGATAGACAAAATTACCTTGATCAAGAGAGACAACTAGTACTCCGGACAACCTTTTCTGTACTTAACCAGCTGCTAAAAATGGCTAGTTTATTGAATAGTTAACTAGCTGGTACTAATTATTTGTGGCTCTCATCAAATATGCATTGCAGTCCTGCAGCTATaaatttttaatctatttttctGTCTTTGCCTCCGACCAAAACAAGTTCACATGTGCAAGTTTTACTATAGATTTAATTGAAAGGCGTCAAAACTTGTCTTCATAATCTCCCATAAACATATTCTAAACGACTAATACAATCCCAGGACTGAGAGATAAAACATTCTGTTCATCTGTTGGCAGCAGGAAACAAGTCCCACAGCACGAGAATGATCAGAGACTTCTTCCACTTTCTATCACTTTTCTGCCTACGCTGTCCTTCTCGGACGATATCCGAATCTCATAGAATGTGAATCTCCTTCAAATTTAGAGTAATGTTATCTATCACAATATTTTGAGAAAAGGCCCCAGTGGCACTTTTACGATTTGAAATGCCCCAATTGGCACCGGACTAAATAAAGGCCCTTATTGTCACTCTATGACGTGGCTTCAACTAACGTTCAACACTTTCTGCCCCAGACGCCATATGAAAGTGGCGTTCatatgtttaatatattttacaagctAATAACATTACCCAAACCCGCGTTTCACCATTATGTCTTGAACACAATACAGACGCAATGCTTAATGTTTGGGTGTGTCTTACAGGGCAATAttaatctataaaaaaaattaaaattaataattttaatattttaggattcacttttgggttttagaatgatttatttatatttaaaattaaaatacccgactgttagggtttaggattgagggtgtagggccagtaggccctactccctcgagcataaaccctaattaatgcgaggctgaagggccaaaagccctgaagccgagaatacggcggaataaataaatttacaatcattaacatttagggtttaggtttgggttgtagaatgattaattcgtactatatataatttttaatcttaaaaacatagattaataatttttaatattttagggttcacatttgggttttagaatgatttattaattttaagaaaaacatTATTTAAAACGTAACTTTAATTTGGGATTAAGAGGTAACCCAGACACTAAACTTGGCATAAAACGTATCCACAAGTTACGTTTCCAACTTTgagttatataaaaaaatttaaaaaatggcTAAAACGTTACTGGAAGTCACGTTTTATGTATTGGAATTTGAAAGCCATGATTGAAACGCAAGACGAAGTTGCGTCTTGccttttttataagaaaaacaTGTAAACGCCAACCGAAGTGACGTTTTGATGTGCCATTCAGGACCAATTTTTATCAGCGTGCCATTTCGGACCATTCATCAAGCTAAAGTGACTGTCGGGGCCTTCACCCCAATATTTTCACCCGAAcaaataaatgattaatttttattgcataatttatgtatataattaattattggtaTGAATAGAATCAATAATACATTGACAATTGATTTGAGAATACTATATGGATACGTAGCATTTTTTAGAactaatattaaatagaaaattgaaCATTAAAATATccacatttttatttaaaattagaatatcaacatatataaaatttaataatcataCCACCTCCGTCccgttctttacgttacttttacAAAAGATTCAAAATACATGCAAACAGTTTAGGTAAACATCCTAACAAGGaggtaatatataataatgcaTAACTCTAATGAATTCGATATGAATTATCCGAAATTCTACCGAATGGATTTCGATTGATTTATTAAATATCCTGTTTTTCATgagatttattaaaataaattaatttggaTATGCATTTGACAAAACCCGATTTGCTGACAAGCCCATCTGTGACTAGTTCTAgtaattttcattatttcatCATTCCGTCTTTCTATTTCccgttttttttatctttttatctatctttcaatcatcaatcaatatacttatataaaggagaagcgaggggcgtgtaggtggcgactctcacatcgcttcgttctatttttttaattttctgcaattttcggatgaaaaatatcaaaaattagaactaccttttttagttttagattatttatggaatatagcagtttgaaagttttaatctgattttttttcaggttatttaattatggaaaagatttagattatttatggaatatagcagtttgaaagttttaatctgattttgtttcagattatttaattatgggaaatagtagcacacaagtctctctgcacctataaatacccttatagctTGTAGgcttttggatcatctaaacacaacatatCTAAACACAACATACTCTCTCTCAGTACCACAATCCTacatctctctggtgatagttttcttgctcgatttctaacttggTGGTGCCGTTTTTTTGCAAcaataagtgaaggttgtttatacggtattaaaaattagttctcttgctcgatttctaactcggtggtgccatTTTTTTACAATGTTAAGTGAAatctgtttatacggtattaaaaaaataaaagttgttgcaagcaaaggtagttataaaccACTATGTAGGAGTCGACagatccaaacacgggagaagaatatagtcttgacatgatattgatggatgatatcaataaattaactattagtgatgtatgtttgttggttattcttttataatatttgtttttttcatcggacatgtttgttgttaatttttatatgatttactttgtacacaaaaaaatattattcatgcattatctgtttgctccgttcaaacaacttttaagtgaaaactgttcatacagtattaaaaaataaatgatagtTATAGACCACTATCTCACGGaattaagttagatgtttttagGCACAATCAATCAAAAACTTAGAAGAAAGGtcacaatgtaagaacatgattacttttcaaaaaaaaaatacaaagaaaatcaagattcgtcgtgttttaaattattaattacatgtagaaatttattttcattttttcaccatgaattatagtccaattttgcaattttatatattagtattggtattacatcaagatttttataatataaaatttattttatcctacaaatattaatttttaatcattaatatattttttatagacagccacaaaattattgcattcgacaaatattaatattgaattattaatataatttttatagggtCGTCGCAACGTGCGGCTTTTCAACTAGTTTTACTATAAATCACCTGGAACAAAACATCATTTTTAATCTAAAACTTCAAG
This genomic window contains:
- the LOC108225289 gene encoding 1-aminocyclopropane-1-carboxylate oxidase homolog 12; amino-acid sequence: MAPTTTATPATDLQEQRMKSIKDFDETKAGVKGLSDSGVTAIPSFFIHPTESLTKSSSKSTLSIPVIDLSQLHSDDHKPKIIEQIHHAAKTWGFFQVINHSSPISVLEETITAIKTFHEQPSEVKAKYYGREEGRGAMYASNNDLYRSKAACWHDSLQVWMAPEATAEEEIPEACRREVVQWDRHAKEVAEAVLELLGLGLGLERGKFKDLDFCGTRVFVGHIYPYCPQPDLTMGITSHTDPSMITVLLQNQIQGLQVKHGEEWVDVEPLHGGLIINIGDMLQIVSNGEYKSVEHRVLANSNRESRISIVMFMNLSHSTWKESAEGGKYYGPLPELLTPENPPVYRDFTLQEYLDNFYTKGLDSKSLIDKITLIKRDN